A genomic window from Micromonospora violae includes:
- a CDS encoding DUF6458 family protein → MGVGSGIFLIAIGAILTFALRANVWWIDVRAVGWVFILAGLAVLLTTLWFWQDRRKRARTLIVEENRLSHPTAMMPPPPDPPPPTAPPS, encoded by the coding sequence ATGGGTGTAGGAAGCGGCATTTTTCTCATCGCGATCGGCGCGATTCTGACCTTCGCGCTGAGAGCCAACGTCTGGTGGATCGACGTACGGGCGGTCGGTTGGGTGTTCATCCTGGCCGGGCTGGCCGTACTGCTGACCACGCTCTGGTTCTGGCAGGACCGGCGCAAGCGGGCCCGGACCCTCATCGTGGAGGAGAACCGGCTGTCTCATCCGACCGCGATGATGCCGCCACCGCCGGACCCGCCGCCGCCGACAGCGCCGCCGTCCTGA
- a CDS encoding SixA phosphatase family protein, which translates to MTDADPDTRTLVLLRHAKAEQGNDAADDAERPLSARGNADAATAGAWLAHHGLLPDVVICSTARRTRQTWHGVAMGMTGSPPEGGPTGPRPTVRYEPGAYDAHPEELLSLVRTVDPAARTALLIAHNPGISLLSALLDPEGADEEGLRTAELAVHRCPLGWAEVSRAGAPLTARHIARG; encoded by the coding sequence ATGACGGACGCCGACCCCGACACGCGGACACTGGTGTTGCTGCGGCACGCGAAGGCTGAGCAGGGCAACGACGCGGCGGACGACGCCGAACGCCCACTCAGCGCACGCGGAAACGCCGACGCGGCCACGGCGGGCGCCTGGTTGGCGCACCACGGGCTGCTGCCCGACGTGGTGATCTGCTCGACGGCCCGACGCACCCGGCAGACCTGGCACGGGGTGGCGATGGGGATGACCGGTTCACCGCCGGAGGGTGGCCCGACCGGTCCGCGTCCGACCGTCCGTTATGAGCCGGGCGCGTACGACGCGCACCCGGAGGAGTTGTTGTCGTTGGTGCGCACGGTGGACCCGGCGGCCCGCACCGCGCTGCTCATCGCCCACAATCCGGGCATCTCGCTGCTCTCCGCGCTCCTTGACCCGGAGGGTGCGGACGAGGAGGGGTTGCGCACCGCCGAGTTGGCGGTGCACCGCTGCCCGCTGGGCTGGGCGGAGGTGAGCCGGGCGGGGGCACCGCTCACCGCCCGACACATCGCACGCGGCTGA
- a CDS encoding DUF6458 family protein, with translation MGIGGSIFLIALGAIFAFAVEADLGWLDLAVVGWVLMLAGVAGLLATLYFWSSRRRSTVVAAPVREERVVADRVVPVQDDRVTREYREVRRPGRPV, from the coding sequence ATGGGCATTGGTGGCAGCATCTTCCTGATCGCGTTAGGCGCGATCTTCGCGTTCGCCGTGGAGGCCGATCTGGGCTGGCTGGACCTGGCCGTGGTCGGCTGGGTGCTGATGCTGGCCGGCGTCGCCGGCCTGCTCGCCACCCTCTACTTCTGGAGCAGCCGCCGCCGCAGCACGGTGGTCGCCGCGCCGGTACGCGAGGAGCGCGTGGTGGCCGACCGGGTCGTGCCGGTCCAGGACGACCGGGTCACGCGGGAGTACCGCGAGGTGCGTCGGCCGGGCCGACCGGTCTGA
- the trhA gene encoding PAQR family membrane homeostasis protein TrhA, producing MSTSAPLRLKPVDIGKPRMRGWLHTYAFFVALVCGIVLCSIAATRPGWAPLVSCLIYSLTVCGLFGTSALYHRRVWSERGYQVMRRMDHSMIFVFIAGTYTPLCVMLLAPRPATVMLALVWGGALAGVAVKVIWPHAPRWVSAPLYLALGWVAVAMLPEILHGGGVAALVLLIIGGAIYSVGAVFYALRRPNPWPTVFGHHEFFHACTLLAALCHHIAIYFALFA from the coding sequence GTGAGCACCTCCGCCCCGCTTCGCCTGAAGCCGGTCGACATCGGCAAGCCCCGGATGCGCGGCTGGCTACACACGTACGCCTTCTTCGTCGCCCTGGTCTGCGGCATCGTGCTCTGCTCGATCGCCGCCACCCGACCGGGGTGGGCACCCCTGGTGAGCTGCCTCATCTACAGCCTCACGGTCTGCGGGCTGTTCGGCACGAGCGCGCTGTACCACCGTCGAGTGTGGTCGGAGCGCGGCTACCAGGTGATGCGCCGGATGGACCATTCGATGATCTTCGTGTTCATCGCCGGCACGTACACACCGCTCTGCGTGATGCTCCTCGCGCCCCGGCCGGCAACCGTGATGCTGGCCCTGGTCTGGGGTGGCGCGCTGGCCGGCGTGGCGGTCAAGGTGATCTGGCCGCACGCGCCGCGCTGGGTGTCTGCGCCGCTCTACCTGGCGCTGGGGTGGGTGGCGGTGGCGATGCTGCCGGAGATCCTGCACGGCGGCGGCGTCGCGGCGCTGGTGCTGCTGATCATCGGTGGTGCGATCTACAGCGTCGGGGCGGTCTTCTATGCGCTGCGCCGACCCAACCCGTGGCCGACCGTCTTCGGCCACCACGAGTTCTTCCACGCCTGCACCCTGCTCGCGGCGCTCTGCCACCACATCGCGATCTACTTCGCGCTGTTCGCCTGA
- a CDS encoding 5-oxoprolinase subunit B family protein, whose product MRIRPVGAHALLLDCTAPTDLPEAALVEAWRAELWRRRELGDLTAVEIVPAARTVLLDGLPDPSATAQQLSTWAPAVVAATTRDQATLTTVHDDADHGVVVPVRFDGPDLPAVAQHWGVDVAAVRHRLTNTRFRVAFCGFAPGFPYLTGLPAELALPRLDTPRPRVPAGSVALAGPYAGIYPSASPGGWLLVGRTDLVLFDVTAEPPARLGPGTTVRMVAA is encoded by the coding sequence ATGCGGATCCGACCCGTCGGGGCGCACGCCCTCCTCCTCGACTGCACCGCCCCCACCGACCTCCCCGAGGCCGCGCTCGTCGAAGCGTGGCGGGCCGAACTGTGGCGGCGTCGGGAGCTTGGCGACCTGACCGCCGTCGAGATCGTGCCGGCGGCCCGGACCGTGCTGCTCGACGGCCTGCCCGACCCGAGCGCCACCGCCCAGCAGCTGTCCACCTGGGCACCCGCCGTCGTCGCAGCGACCACCCGCGACCAGGCCACCCTCACTACCGTCCACGACGACGCCGACCACGGCGTGGTCGTACCGGTCCGCTTCGACGGGCCGGACCTGCCGGCGGTGGCGCAGCACTGGGGCGTGGACGTCGCGGCGGTACGGCACCGGTTGACCAACACCCGGTTCCGGGTCGCGTTCTGCGGCTTCGCCCCCGGATTCCCCTACCTGACCGGGCTGCCCGCCGAGCTGGCGCTGCCCCGGCTGGACACCCCCCGGCCCCGGGTGCCGGCCGGCTCGGTCGCGCTGGCCGGCCCGTACGCCGGCATCTATCCGAGCGCGTCCCCCGGCGGCTGGCTGCTCGTCGGCCGAACCGACCTGGTGTTGTTCGACGTGACCGCCGAGCCGCCGGCCCGACTCGGTCCCGGCACCACCGTCCGGATGGTGGCGGCGTGA
- a CDS encoding biotin-dependent carboxyltransferase family protein, producing the protein MAARRPNRPGVVRRDRRAAGPTRSRHHRPDGGGVTDPAAIEVLRAGALTTVQDLGRPGWAHLGVPRSGALDPAALRLANRLVGNPEHAAGLEITLTGCTLRLTRATTVAVTGAEVPVQAGVRPGDTGRPLSVPAGTVLRIGPARRGVRTWLAVAGGIDVPPVLGSRATDTLSGLGPQPLRDGDRLPLGEPVDPPGAVDSTSCASPASELHLTVRPGPREDWFTPTALARLFGSAYTVSPVSNRVGARLAGPALPRAVAGELPSEGIVLGAVQVPADGQPLIFLADHPTTGGYPVIGVVTDVTALAQARPGTTVRFHGPQR; encoded by the coding sequence CTGGCTGCTCGTCGGCCGAACCGACCTGGTGTTGTTCGACGTGACCGCCGAGCCGCCGGCCCGACTCGGTCCCGGCACCACCGTCCGGATGGTGGCGGCGTGACAGACCCGGCTGCCATCGAGGTGCTCCGCGCCGGCGCGCTCACCACTGTGCAGGACCTGGGCCGGCCCGGCTGGGCGCACCTGGGCGTACCCCGATCCGGCGCGCTCGACCCGGCCGCGCTGCGGCTGGCCAACCGGCTGGTCGGCAATCCGGAGCACGCCGCCGGCCTGGAGATCACCCTGACCGGCTGCACCCTGCGGCTGACCCGGGCCACCACGGTGGCGGTCACCGGCGCGGAGGTACCGGTCCAGGCCGGCGTCCGGCCCGGTGACACCGGACGCCCGCTCAGCGTGCCGGCCGGCACGGTGCTGCGGATCGGTCCCGCCCGACGGGGCGTACGGACCTGGCTGGCCGTGGCGGGCGGCATCGACGTGCCACCGGTGCTCGGTAGCCGGGCCACCGACACCCTCTCCGGGCTCGGCCCACAGCCGTTGCGCGACGGTGACCGGCTGCCGCTCGGCGAACCGGTCGACCCACCCGGGGCGGTGGACTCGACCAGCTGCGCCAGCCCCGCGTCGGAGCTGCACCTGACGGTGCGCCCCGGCCCGCGCGAGGACTGGTTCACGCCGACCGCGCTGGCCCGGCTCTTCGGCAGCGCGTACACCGTCAGCCCGGTGAGCAACCGGGTCGGCGCGCGCCTCGCCGGCCCGGCGCTGCCCCGCGCGGTCGCCGGCGAACTCCCCAGCGAGGGCATCGTGCTCGGCGCGGTGCAGGTGCCGGCGGACGGACAACCCCTGATCTTCCTCGCGGATCACCCCACCACCGGCGGATACCCCGTCATCGGGGTGGTCACCGACGTGACAGCGCTCGCGCAGGCCCGGCCAGGTACTACCGTCAGATTCCATGGACCTCAACGCTGA
- a CDS encoding LamB/YcsF family protein, with the protein MDLNADLGEGFGIWRLGDDEALLSLITSANVACGFHGGDPSTMRRVCEGAARRGVAVGAQVGYRDLAGFGRRHIAYGFAELRDEVTYQLGALDAFCRLFRTRVRYLKPHGALYHAASIDESQAAAVVAAVSGYDPELPVLCLPGSTLAQLAVGAGLPVVAEAFADRAYLPTGALVPRGTPGAVISDPEQVAERAVRMATQRSVVAVDGTIIPCSVDSICLHGDTPGAVSAAELVRATLIDAGITLAPFA; encoded by the coding sequence ATGGACCTCAACGCTGACCTGGGCGAGGGATTCGGCATCTGGCGACTCGGCGACGACGAGGCGCTGTTGAGCCTCATCACCTCCGCCAACGTCGCCTGCGGCTTCCACGGCGGCGACCCGTCCACCATGCGGCGGGTCTGCGAGGGCGCGGCGCGCCGCGGGGTCGCGGTGGGCGCGCAGGTCGGCTACCGGGACCTGGCCGGCTTCGGCCGGCGGCACATCGCGTACGGCTTCGCCGAGCTACGCGACGAGGTGACCTACCAGTTGGGGGCGTTGGACGCGTTCTGCCGGCTGTTCCGCACCCGCGTTCGCTACCTCAAGCCGCACGGCGCGCTCTACCACGCGGCCAGCATCGACGAATCGCAGGCGGCGGCCGTGGTCGCCGCCGTCAGCGGCTACGACCCCGAACTGCCCGTGCTCTGCCTGCCCGGCTCGACGCTCGCCCAACTCGCCGTCGGCGCGGGCCTGCCGGTGGTGGCCGAAGCCTTCGCCGACCGGGCCTACCTGCCCACCGGGGCGCTGGTGCCGCGCGGCACCCCCGGCGCGGTGATCAGCGACCCGGAGCAGGTGGCCGAACGGGCGGTGCGGATGGCCACCCAACGCAGCGTGGTGGCGGTCGACGGCACCATCATCCCCTGCTCGGTCGACTCGATCTGCCTGCACGGCGACACCCCGGGCGCGGTCTCCGCCGCCGAACTCGTCCGCGCCACCCTGATCGACGCCGGCATCACCCTGGCCCCGTTCGCCTGA
- a CDS encoding NHL domain-containing thioredoxin family protein, whose amino-acid sequence MGSTARVRAPELRGRQWLNTGGRNLTLQDLRGKIVIADFWTFCCINCLHVLDELRPLEEKYGDVLVVIGVHSPKFEHEKDADALVAAVERYGVHHPVLDDPEMDMWQQYAARAWPTLSVIDPEGYVVATMAGEGHAEGLARLIDELVATHEAKGTLHRGDGPYVPPPAPETALRFPGKAALLPNGNLLVSDSARHSLVEVDSDGETPVRRIGSGERGRADGPAAAATFSEPQGVCLLPTQVAEVVGYDLVVADTVNHLLRGVRLESGEVVTVAGSGRQWRAEVDDHAHDALAVDLSSPWDLAWYDDKLIIAMAGIHQLWWFDPIKRTAGMYAGTTVEALRDGPLAEAWMAQPSGLSVSADGTRLWVADSETSAVRYVENGVLGTAVGQGLFDFGHVDGPAESALLQHPLGVCALPDGSVLIADTYNGAVRRFDPASNQVSTVADGLAEPSDLVLTPSGEVLVVESAAHRLTRLAPGALSAAGASTVDGPRHRTERKPTDVAAGEVTLDIVFTPAPGQKLDETYGPSTRLVVSATPPELLVDGAGTGTELSRRLVLNGEVTAGVLQVTAQAATCDADVEHAACHLTRQDWGVPVRVVDGAVTRLPLVLRGLDA is encoded by the coding sequence ATGGGATCGACAGCGCGTGTACGTGCCCCCGAGCTGCGGGGCCGGCAGTGGCTCAATACCGGCGGCCGGAATCTGACCTTGCAGGACCTTCGCGGCAAGATCGTAATCGCGGATTTTTGGACCTTCTGCTGCATCAACTGCCTGCACGTGCTCGACGAGCTGCGCCCGCTGGAGGAGAAGTACGGCGACGTGCTCGTCGTGATCGGCGTGCACTCGCCGAAGTTCGAGCACGAGAAGGACGCTGACGCGCTCGTCGCCGCCGTGGAGCGGTACGGGGTGCACCACCCCGTGCTCGACGATCCCGAGATGGACATGTGGCAGCAGTACGCGGCCCGGGCCTGGCCGACCCTGTCGGTGATCGACCCCGAGGGTTACGTGGTGGCCACCATGGCCGGCGAGGGGCACGCCGAGGGGCTGGCCCGCCTGATCGACGAGTTGGTCGCCACCCATGAGGCCAAGGGCACCCTGCACCGGGGGGACGGCCCGTACGTCCCGCCGCCGGCACCGGAGACCGCGCTGCGCTTCCCGGGTAAGGCGGCGTTGCTGCCGAACGGCAACCTGCTGGTCTCGGACTCGGCCCGGCACTCGTTGGTCGAGGTCGACTCGGACGGCGAGACGCCGGTGCGGCGGATCGGCTCGGGTGAGCGGGGCCGGGCGGACGGGCCGGCCGCCGCGGCGACGTTCTCCGAGCCGCAGGGGGTGTGCCTGCTACCGACGCAGGTCGCCGAGGTGGTCGGCTACGACCTGGTGGTGGCCGACACGGTCAACCACCTGCTGCGCGGCGTACGGCTGGAGTCCGGCGAGGTGGTCACCGTGGCCGGCAGCGGCCGTCAGTGGCGTGCCGAGGTCGACGACCATGCCCACGACGCGCTCGCCGTCGACCTCTCCTCCCCGTGGGACCTGGCCTGGTACGACGACAAGCTGATCATCGCGATGGCCGGCATCCACCAGCTCTGGTGGTTCGACCCGATCAAGCGGACCGCGGGCATGTACGCGGGCACCACCGTGGAGGCGCTGCGCGACGGCCCCCTGGCCGAGGCGTGGATGGCCCAGCCGTCGGGGCTCTCCGTCTCGGCTGACGGCACCCGGCTCTGGGTGGCCGACAGCGAGACCAGTGCCGTCCGGTACGTCGAGAACGGGGTGCTGGGCACGGCCGTCGGGCAGGGCCTGTTCGACTTCGGGCACGTGGACGGGCCGGCGGAGTCGGCGCTGCTCCAGCACCCGCTGGGCGTGTGCGCGCTGCCGGACGGCTCGGTGCTGATCGCGGACACGTACAACGGCGCGGTGCGCCGCTTCGACCCGGCCAGCAACCAGGTCTCCACGGTCGCCGACGGGTTGGCGGAGCCGAGCGATCTGGTGCTCACCCCGTCCGGTGAGGTGCTGGTGGTGGAGTCCGCCGCGCACCGGTTGACCCGACTCGCTCCGGGTGCCCTGTCGGCGGCGGGGGCCAGCACGGTGGACGGTCCTCGGCACCGTACCGAGCGCAAGCCGACCGACGTCGCGGCCGGCGAGGTCACCCTGGACATCGTCTTCACCCCGGCGCCGGGGCAGAAGCTGGACGAGACGTACGGGCCGTCGACCCGGTTGGTGGTCTCCGCCACCCCACCGGAGCTGCTGGTGGACGGGGCCGGCACGGGCACCGAGTTGTCCCGCCGTCTGGTGCTCAATGGCGAGGTCACCGCGGGGGTGCTTCAGGTGACCGCCCAGGCGGCCACGTGTGACGCCGACGTCGAGCACGCGGCGTGCCACCTGACCCGGCAGGACTGGGGCGTACCGGTCCGGGTGGTCGACGGTGCCGTGACCCGACTGCCGCTGGTGCTTCGCGGCCTGGACGCCTGA
- a CDS encoding dihydrolipoamide acetyltransferase family protein, giving the protein MSRIKTFNLPDLGEGLTEGEILAWLVKVGDTIELNQPIVEVETAKAAVEIPAKWAGQVQAIHHPEGTTVEVGAPIIAIDTDPGAGPLETTAGSGGDLPAPSAASLAAVEVAPAEGMVEPGLIGGPAPGGRTAVLVGYGPRTTTAKRRPRKGAVPAQPAAPTGVDHGVVVGDKPTETSTIPAPQVHDRRGEAGRGEAGRGGASLGGGAVLAKPPVRKLAKDLGVDLRTLTGSGPLGSITREDVQQAASGAVAEPIGATAVATTAPSFGADREQRIPVKGVRKLTAENMSRSAFTAPHVTEFLTVDVTRAMKALDRLRGRREWRDVRVSPLLLVAKAVLLAVQRHPMVNSTWAGDEIVVKEYVNLGIAAATERGLIVPNVKDAGRLSLRELADALTDLVQTAKSGRTSPAAMSGGTLTITNVGVFGVDTGTPILPPGESAILAFGAVREMPWVHKGKVKVRQVTTLGLSFDHRIIDGELGSKFLRDIGDFLTDPEAALLAWT; this is encoded by the coding sequence ATGTCCCGGATCAAGACTTTCAACCTGCCCGACCTGGGCGAAGGGCTGACCGAGGGCGAGATCCTGGCCTGGCTCGTCAAGGTCGGCGACACCATCGAGCTGAACCAGCCGATCGTCGAGGTCGAGACGGCGAAGGCGGCCGTGGAGATCCCGGCGAAGTGGGCCGGGCAGGTGCAGGCGATCCACCACCCGGAGGGCACCACGGTCGAGGTCGGTGCGCCGATCATCGCCATTGACACCGACCCGGGGGCCGGCCCGCTGGAGACGACAGCCGGTTCCGGCGGCGACCTGCCCGCCCCGTCGGCGGCCTCGCTGGCGGCGGTGGAGGTGGCACCGGCCGAGGGCATGGTCGAGCCCGGTCTGATCGGTGGTCCGGCCCCTGGTGGGCGGACGGCGGTGCTGGTCGGCTACGGCCCGCGCACGACCACCGCCAAGCGCCGCCCCCGCAAGGGCGCCGTCCCCGCACAGCCCGCCGCCCCTACTGGCGTCGATCATGGAGTTGTGGTGGGTGACAAACCCACCGAGACCTCCACGATTCCGGCACCACAAGTCCATGATCGACGGGGCGAGGCGGGGCGGGGCGAGGCGGGGCGAGGCGGGGCGAGCCTCGGCGGGGGAGCTGTGCTGGCTAAGCCGCCGGTGCGCAAGCTCGCCAAGGATCTCGGGGTTGACCTGCGGACGTTGACCGGGTCGGGGCCGCTGGGCTCGATCACCCGGGAGGACGTGCAGCAGGCCGCGAGCGGCGCCGTGGCCGAGCCGATCGGAGCTACGGCGGTGGCGACGACCGCACCGAGCTTCGGCGCGGACCGGGAGCAGCGCATCCCGGTCAAGGGCGTCCGCAAGCTCACCGCCGAGAACATGTCCCGCTCGGCGTTCACCGCCCCGCACGTGACGGAGTTCCTGACCGTCGACGTGACCCGGGCGATGAAGGCCCTGGACCGGCTGCGCGGCCGGCGGGAGTGGCGCGACGTACGGGTCTCGCCGCTGCTGCTGGTGGCGAAGGCGGTGCTGCTGGCGGTGCAACGTCATCCGATGGTCAACTCGACCTGGGCGGGCGACGAGATCGTGGTCAAGGAGTACGTCAACCTGGGCATCGCGGCCGCCACCGAGCGCGGGCTGATCGTGCCGAACGTCAAGGACGCCGGCCGGCTCTCGCTGCGGGAGTTGGCGGACGCGTTGACCGATCTGGTGCAGACGGCGAAGTCCGGCCGCACCTCGCCGGCGGCCATGTCCGGCGGCACCCTGACCATCACCAACGTCGGCGTGTTCGGGGTGGACACCGGCACACCGATCCTGCCGCCGGGTGAGTCCGCGATCCTGGCGTTCGGCGCGGTGCGGGAGATGCCCTGGGTGCACAAGGGCAAGGTAAAGGTTCGCCAGGTCACCACGCTGGGGCTGAGCTTCGACCACCGGATCATCGACGGTGAGCTGGGCTCGAAGTTCCTGCGCGACATCGGCGACTTCCTCACGGATCCGGAGGCGGCGCTGCTCGCCTGGACCTGA
- a CDS encoding alpha-ketoacid dehydrogenase subunit beta translates to MATETLTIGKALNTGLRRALENDPKVIIMGEDVGKLGGVFRITDGLQKDFGDQRVIDTPLAESGIIGTAVGLAIRGYRPVCEIQFDGFVYPAYDQIVSQVAKMHYRSRGKLSIPMVIRIPFGGGIGAVEHHSESPEAYFAHTAGLKVVSCANPQDAYVMIQQAIASDDPIVFLEPKRRYWEKGQVDLDAPLSDAYPLHSARVVRPGTDVTVLAYGPMVRTCLEAATAAAEDGRELEVIDLRSLSPLDLSAAYESVKRTGRAVVVHEAPSNIGLGAELAARITEECFYSLESPVLRVTGFDTPYPAARVEEEYLPDLDRVLDAVDRTFGW, encoded by the coding sequence ATGGCCACGGAGACGCTCACCATCGGCAAGGCCCTCAACACCGGTCTGCGCCGCGCCCTGGAGAACGACCCCAAGGTCATCATCATGGGCGAGGACGTCGGCAAGCTCGGCGGCGTCTTCCGGATCACCGACGGGCTCCAGAAGGACTTCGGCGACCAGCGGGTGATCGACACCCCGCTGGCCGAGTCCGGCATCATCGGCACCGCGGTCGGCCTGGCCATCCGCGGCTACCGGCCGGTCTGCGAAATCCAGTTCGACGGCTTCGTCTACCCCGCCTACGACCAGATCGTGTCGCAGGTGGCGAAGATGCACTACCGCTCCCGGGGCAAGCTCAGCATCCCCATGGTGATCCGGATTCCGTTCGGCGGCGGCATCGGCGCGGTCGAGCACCACTCCGAGTCGCCGGAGGCGTACTTCGCGCACACCGCCGGCCTGAAGGTGGTGTCCTGCGCCAACCCGCAGGACGCGTACGTGATGATCCAGCAGGCCATCGCCTCGGACGACCCGATCGTCTTCCTGGAGCCCAAGCGGCGCTACTGGGAGAAGGGGCAGGTGGACCTGGATGCGCCGCTGTCCGACGCGTACCCCCTGCATTCGGCCCGGGTCGTGCGGCCCGGCACCGACGTCACCGTGCTGGCCTACGGCCCAATGGTGCGGACCTGCCTGGAGGCGGCGACCGCCGCCGCCGAGGACGGCCGGGAGCTGGAGGTCATCGACCTGCGCTCGCTCTCGCCGCTGGACCTGTCCGCGGCGTACGAGTCGGTGAAGCGCACCGGCCGCGCGGTCGTGGTGCACGAGGCACCGTCCAACATCGGCCTCGGCGCCGAGTTGGCCGCCCGGATCACCGAGGAGTGCTTCTACTCGCTGGAGTCGCCCGTGCTGCGGGTGACCGGCTTCGACACCCCCTACCCGGCCGCCCGGGTGGAGGAGGAGTACCTGCCCGACCTCGATCGGGTGCTCGACGCCGTCGACCGCACCTTCGGTTGGTGA
- the pdhA gene encoding pyruvate dehydrogenase (acetyl-transferring) E1 component subunit alpha, whose product MAKGDPGGTTRSRRAAPRSRKGATGDPELVQLLTPEGERIDSVTGPDGTEYRVDFTDEEYRGLYRDLVLVRKLDAEATALQRQGELGIWASLLGQEAAQVGSGRALRTQDMAFPTYREHGVLYCRGIDPIMPLGLFRGVDQGGWDPNEFKFNMYTIVIGAQTLHATGYAMGITMDGKTGTDDGEAVIAYFGDGATSQGDVNEAFVWAGVFNAPMVFFCQNNQYAISEPLERQTRIPLYQRAAGFGFPGVRVDGNDVLATYAVTRTALDNARHGQGPSLIEAYTYRMGAHTTSDDPTRYRIASEVEAWQAKDPIARVKTFLEKQKIADADFFAEIDEQARRESVDLRERVLAMPDPEPVTMFDHVYPNGSPLLDEQRAQFSRYMESFEGSAH is encoded by the coding sequence ATGGCAAAGGGCGACCCCGGGGGCACCACCCGCAGCAGGCGGGCCGCACCCCGCTCCAGGAAGGGCGCGACCGGCGACCCCGAGCTGGTGCAGCTACTCACCCCCGAAGGCGAGCGGATCGACAGCGTCACCGGGCCCGACGGCACCGAGTACCGCGTCGACTTCACCGACGAGGAGTACCGCGGGCTCTACCGCGACCTGGTGCTGGTCCGGAAGCTGGACGCCGAGGCGACCGCTCTCCAGCGCCAGGGCGAGCTGGGCATCTGGGCCAGCCTGCTCGGCCAGGAGGCCGCCCAGGTCGGGTCCGGCCGGGCTCTGCGTACCCAGGACATGGCCTTCCCGACCTACCGGGAGCACGGCGTCCTCTACTGCCGGGGCATCGACCCGATCATGCCGCTCGGCCTGTTCCGTGGCGTCGACCAGGGCGGCTGGGACCCGAACGAGTTCAAGTTCAACATGTACACGATCGTGATCGGGGCGCAGACCCTGCACGCCACCGGTTACGCCATGGGCATCACCATGGACGGCAAGACCGGCACCGACGACGGCGAAGCCGTGATCGCGTACTTCGGTGACGGGGCCACCAGCCAGGGCGACGTCAACGAGGCGTTCGTCTGGGCCGGCGTGTTCAACGCCCCGATGGTCTTCTTCTGCCAGAACAACCAGTACGCGATCTCCGAGCCGCTGGAGCGGCAGACCCGGATCCCGCTCTACCAGCGGGCCGCCGGCTTCGGCTTCCCCGGCGTACGGGTCGACGGCAACGACGTGCTCGCCACGTACGCGGTCACCCGCACCGCGCTGGACAACGCCCGGCACGGGCAGGGGCCGAGCCTCATCGAGGCGTACACGTACCGGATGGGCGCGCACACCACCTCCGACGACCCGACCCGCTACCGGATCGCCAGCGAGGTCGAGGCGTGGCAGGCCAAGGACCCGATCGCCCGGGTCAAGACCTTCCTGGAGAAGCAGAAGATCGCCGACGCGGACTTCTTCGCCGAGATCGACGAGCAGGCCCGCCGCGAGTCGGTGGACCTGCGCGAGCGGGTGCTCGCCATGCCCGACCCGGAGCCGGTGACGATGTTCGACCACGTCTACCCCAACGGGTCCCCGCTGCTCGACGAGCAGCGCGCGCAGTTCAGCCGCTACATGGAATCGTTCGAGGGGAGCGCCCACTGA
- a CDS encoding phosphatase PAP2 family protein, which yields MGGGAELRPVTTRPGPGARLARLVTELTAPAVLVSLLILTVSWHSARRPGQGLAWGLLATLFVTGIPFAYIVGGVRRGRLTDHHVGRREQRRAPLLVGLGSVAAGLALLAVFGAPRPVLALAVAGLVGLVVAVSVSHWWKMSIHSAVAAGTLVILTLTFGTRLVVAAPLLAVVGWSRVRLRDHTVAQVVAGAALGALIAAGVFGPLR from the coding sequence GTGGGCGGCGGTGCGGAACTCCGCCCGGTCACCACCCGACCCGGCCCGGGGGCGCGGCTCGCCCGACTGGTCACCGAGCTGACCGCACCGGCGGTGCTGGTCTCACTGCTGATCCTCACGGTGAGCTGGCACAGCGCCCGCCGCCCCGGTCAGGGCCTGGCCTGGGGTCTGCTCGCCACCCTCTTCGTCACCGGCATCCCGTTCGCCTACATCGTCGGCGGGGTACGCCGTGGCCGGCTCACCGACCACCACGTCGGCCGCCGGGAACAGCGCCGGGCGCCGCTGCTGGTCGGCCTCGGCTCCGTCGCGGCCGGGCTCGCCCTGCTCGCCGTGTTCGGCGCGCCCCGCCCGGTGCTGGCCCTCGCGGTGGCCGGACTGGTCGGCCTCGTCGTGGCCGTGTCGGTCAGCCACTGGTGGAAGATGTCGATCCACTCGGCGGTGGCCGCCGGCACGCTCGTCATCCTGACGCTGACCTTCGGGACGCGACTTGTCGTCGCCGCACCGCTGCTGGCGGTGGTCGGCTGGTCGCGGGTGCGGCTGAGGGACCACACGGTGGCACAGGTGGTGGCCGGCGCCGCCCTCGGCGCGCTGATCGCCGCAGGGGTCTTCGGCCCGCTGCGCTAG